AACGATTTAGCATTAAATGCAGACCCACCAGCCGTTGAAGTCTCTGTCCCTGTCACAAGCCCAAATAAGGAAGTGCCAGTTAGACTTGGGAGAGAAGGTCAGCTCCCCGATGGTATAGCGATTAATTCTGTCACAATAAATCCTGAAAACGTCACGATTTATGGCCCAGTGGATGTGATTAATGACATTACGTTTGTCGATCTACCTAACATTGATCTAGGTGATATTTCTGGGGATGACACATTTGATTTAGAAGTACCGCTGCCTGATGGCGTGGAAGGCGTTAGTCCAGAAACAGTCACTGTAGACATCGAAGTAACTGAAGAAGAGGAAAGAGAGTTTTCTGATTTTTCGATTGATGTAGAAGGATTGGAAGATAATCAATCAATAGACATAACCTCTCCGGAAAATGGGGAATTCGATCTTATCGTTAATGGAAGTTCCACTCTTTTAGGGCGATTGGAACGCTCTGAATTACAAGCTCTTCTAGATGTGGAGGGGTTAGAAGCGGGGGAGCACAAAGCTGATATTGAGATTAGCGGACCGCAAAACCTTCGCTTCCCTCAACAAGGTATGACAGTCACATTTATAATTACTGAAACAAATGGGGGTGTCATCAGCCAGGCAAACACGAATCAAGAAGAGAAAGAGAATAATGACGATGATGATAATGAGGAAGAAGACCCTGAAGAAGATCTTAATAATGAAGAAGAGTCAGAAAATGCAAATGATGAACATAACGAAGAGGATACTTCCTGAATGAATAAGAGCATCATATTCGGTAATGTATAATGAATTTCTAACTTCTGAAGGAGCGATATGAATGGGTAAATTTTTTGGTACTGATGGTGTGAGAGGGGTTGCAAATAAAGAACTTACACCTGAACTTGCGTTTAAGCTAGGGAGATTCGGTGGCTATATTTTGACGAAGGAAACGGATAAACCTAAAATACTGATTGGACGGGACACGCGTATCTCTGGTCATATGCTTGAAGGAGCTCTCGTAGCCGGTCTTTTATCCATCGGGGCAGAAGTTATGCGCCTCGGTGTCATCTCCACTCCTGGAGTGGCATTTTTGACGAAAGCGCTCAGTGCTGATGCAGGGGTCATGATCTCTGCTTCGCATAATCCGGTGGAAGACAACGGCATTAAATTCTTTGGTTCTGACGGTTTTAAACTACTTGATAGTCAAGAAGAAGAGATCGAAAAACTGCTAGAAAAAGAGGATGATATGGAAGACGACCTCCCGCGTCCAGTGGGGGGAGATATTGGTTCTGTTAATGACTATTTTGAGGGAGGACAAAAATATTTACAATTCCTCAAACAGACGGTTACGGAAGACTTCTCTGGCTTACACATTGCCATTGATTGTGCTCACGGAGCGGCATCGCCTTTAGCGAACCACTTATTTGCAGATTTAGAGGCTGATCAAATCTCTTGTATTGGTTCTTCACCAAACGGGATTAACATTAATGATGGATTCGGCTCAACTCATCCAGAAGAACTAGTGACTATCGTGAAAGAAAAAGGGGCAGATATTGGCCTTGCATTTGACGGTGATGCCGATCGGCTAATAGCGGTTGACGAAAATGGCAATATCGTTGATGGTGATCAAATCATGTATATTTGTGCAAAGTATATGAAGGAAAAAGGACAACTAAAGCACAATACGATTGTGACAACAGTTATGAGTAATCTCGGCTTTTACAAAGCGCTTGAACAGGCAGATATCGACACGAGACAAACAGCTGTGGGCGATCGTTACGTTATGGAAGAAATGAGGAAAGGCGGCTATAACATTGGTGGTGAGCAGTCAGGACATATTATTTTCTTAGATTACACGACGACTGGCGACGGATTGTTATCAGCGCTGCAACTCGTGCAAATCGTCAAGGCGACAGGTAAAAAGTTGTCTGAGCTTGCCTCGGAAGTGACAAAATATCCACAAAAGCTCGTCAATGTTCGCGTGTTAGATAAAAACGCGCTCCATAATAGTAGCATTATCGCTGATGAAATTAATATCGTTGAAAGTGAAATGAATGGTGAAGGACGGGTGCTCGTCAGACCATCTGGGACAGAACCACTCGTTCGTGTGATGGCAGAAGCTCCGACTGTAGAGCTTTGTGATAAATATGTGGATAAAATTGTTGGGGTTGTGAAACGTGAACTAGGGTCAATAGAATAAGCTTATAAAGAAATAAGGTTGACTGCACAGAGAGTTACTGTGACGTTGACCTTTTTTTATCCCACTCTTAAGGGGCAGTAAAATCCCCACTGATTGAAGTTTAGCTTTATATTAATAGAATCTCTGGACAAAAGGCCAAGCCATATTACTAGAACAAAGGGCACATGGTAAAATGAGAATGGCCTATTTTAATTATTAAGTGACGGGTAAGCCTGTTTTATTTAATCACAGCTGACCGTCCGTAAATCTCCCGGATCCAGAGGAGAGTTAAATCTATATAGGCGTGAGATAACAGCCGTTAATGTCCTGATTGACTCACCTACCAATCAGTGGCGAAGAACGAAAATGCCCACTGATTGAAGGGACGTTTTATTTCGTTCAAAGGTAAATGATCATTCTTAGCAAAACATAGTGAAACAACTTATAAAATCTAATTGCCCACATAGACATGAGGCGGTGACAGGTTAACACAAGATTACAGTTAGAATGAACGGATAAATTGCTAATGACATGACGGCCGCGTTACTCTTTATGTAGTTGTTTTCATAGATTAACAATATAAAAGCGACTCAACCCTAATGAGCCGCTTATCAAAAAAATATATACAGACTAACATGAAAAATAACGATTGTCCTTTAAAGATAGTGATTTTTTTCTCTTTAGTGATAATAAAGAGTCACAACCTCTGAAGTAATACGGTCCTCAGGGGAGAGACCTGAAACGTCACAAAAGGTAGCTCGTACGCCCTTACTTTCTATATTTTTTTGCAATTCATAAGATTCAGTATCTTCTGAATAATCGTATTGAAGAGCAGCTACAATGACGTTTATCAAGCTGTCAGTTGACAGGTTACGTTCTTTTAGCTGTCGTACAGGACTGATTAATCGCTCGTTATAGCCTAGTTTTTTGATTGGTTGGCGAGCCACACGGGTCACATCATCGATAATAAAAGGGTTAGAGAACCGGTCTAGAATCTTTTCGATATAGTGGTCATGTTCGGAAGCATTAAATCCATGTTTTTCTACGATTAAACGGCCGGTTTCTTGAAGGCCATTACGAATCAATGCTAAAATAGTGTCATCGTTTAGTGCGTCTTGAACGGTGTTTTTACCAGCTTTATATCCGGCATAAGCGGCGAGAGCATGACCTGTATTTACTGTAAATAACTTTCTTTCAATATAAGCTTCAAGATGATCAACAAAATGGATATCTTTAACCGGAGGAAGTTCGCCTTTAATTCCTTGTTTATCCACAACCCATTCAAAGAAAGGTTCAACAAGCACATCCAGAACATTCGCTTGAGACTGACTAGGTACGATACGGTCAACGGCGGCATTTGGAAAGCCGACTAGACGCTCAATGTTCTCAGCTAAACTTTCATCTATAAGACTATTTATCGCTGCTTTTAAGAGATGTGATCCACCGATCGCATTTTCACAAGCAATGACATTTAACGGTTGATCTGTCATGCTCACGCGTCTAGTGAGTCCCTTCGCAATAACGGGTGCCACATGAGGGAGGATATGAGCACCGACAGCAGTCGTGACTAACGTCGCTTCTGTAATGGCTTTAATCACGTTCTCCTCGTCATTGACTGAATGGAGCCCCCTAATACCGCTTATTATAAACGAACGTTTTGCTTTCTCTGCATAAAACACGTTATAGCGCTTTTGCTTGTTGATCTCGTTAATAATCGTGTCATTCACATCTACAAAGGTGACCTCATATCCAGCTTCAGCCAAAACTTTGCCAATAAAGCCCCGTCCAATATTGCCTGCTCCAAAATGTACAGCCTGCATGTTAATTCACCTCGCTAAACAAGGATAAAAGCTCTTCTTCGCTTGAAGCATTCACCATTTTATTAATATTAGCTTCATCAGAGCACACGATGGCAATTTTCGAAAGGATATCAAGGTGTTCATTGTTTTTTCCGGCAATTCCAAAGATCATTTTTACTTCGTTGCCATGACCATAATCAATGGGGTTGGCTAGTTGAAGAATGGAAATGCCTGATGCAAGCACGGTGTCTTTAGCATCCTCTGTTCCGTGTGGAATGGCAATGTAATTCCCTATAAAGGTGGAAGTGAGCTCCTCTCGTTCAAACATTTTCTCCACGTAGGCGTTAGCCACATAGCCTCCTTTAACGAGAACGTGACCAGCTTCACGAATCGCCTCTTCCTTAGTAGAAATAACAGCGTTTAATTTTATATTTTCTTTCGGTAGGATTGGTTTGCTCATGATCATTAATCTCCTTCATTAAAATAATCTTGATAATATGTCATCAATCGGTTGCTGATAAAACGTGAGATGTCCTCTTCACTCCCGTATTGGAATAAGTGAAGGCTGTCATCATTTTCGATGATCATACTGCTGATTGAACTTAATATATCAGTCTCTTCTTTCGTCATATCCACGGGACCAAGCATAATCAGCACCCTTTTCATCTCAATGGTGCATGAATCCATCGCGTCAACGGTGACGGGCTGTGCTAATTCATGAATGAGAAAAAACGGCTGAAACACATGCTCGCTTCTTGCGTGATAAAGAGCCATTGTGGTGTTAGGTAATCCTAAGCCGGACAGCTCGGCTCGTTCTTTGAGCTTACTTATCACAGCCTCGGTATTCGTAATGAGACCTTGTTCTTTTAATGTGTCCATCGTCTCTGCAAGAGAGGTCCAGAGTGGTTCAGCACTTTCGCTCTTTATAAGTTTAAAATGATCAAGTAATGTCACCGTACATGTGAGACTTTGCTGCATTCTCATAAACACACTTCTTGCCTGAGTTGAGTTTTTCACCGGACTTTTTATAGAACGTAGCGCCTTTTTGGGAGTTGATTGTAGACGTTCTTGTCTATCAATATAATCTTGGATTTTTAAAACGTCTTCCTTTGTTAAAAAGGGGTTCACTTGGACATAATCCACTGAATGATCCACTAACGGAATGGTGGATATGACTAAATCTAGCTCTTCAGGCTTCATATCATCAAGATCAAACAGAGACATATTTTTCACCTTTGTAATAGCCGGAAACTCATTTTGTAACCGGCTTGCGATCATCTTTGATGAGCCAATACCACTAGAACAAATGACTACAGCTTCATGAGTTCTTCGCTGATTATCCCGTTCGATAGCAGAACCGAAATGAAGCACGAGAAAGCCAATTTCTTCATCGGGAATATGAATATCTGTGACAATCTGTTGGAAAGCCTCTTTGACAATCGCAAAAAGCTCAGGATAGTTTTGCTGTATTTTGTCTTGTAAAGGATTGTAAATATGCATGCCTTGTTTTAAGCGGTAAAGGGCTGGGTCTAAGTGAGCCATTAGTCCTTGATAGAGGGAGACATCTTTTTGTAAATCTATCTTTACCTTGTGACTGACATCTTCAGCCAGTTTTTTAGCAACCATAGCTGTATCCATGTTCTCTTCGGTAAACAGAACAGGTGTATCTTGACGAAGCTTTGCCCCTCGTAAATGCATGGTAATATATCCGATTTCAGCATAAGGAATTTTTAACGAAAAAGTCTCTTCAAGCTGCTGTGCCATCTCTGCTGCAAGCTTAAATTCTTTCTTTTCTTTGAGACGGGTCATTAACTCATCATGCATATGAATGTTTTCGCCTTTTAAAATACGCTCAATAGCGAGAGTTAAGTGCACCACAAGGGCAATGTAAGCAGAATCTGCCAAACGATAATCTAAAGAACGGCTGATCTTTTCGACCGCTTCTTCCACTTGCTTCAACTTTTCCACATTTATAAAGCCAAGGAGCTGACCGGCGATTGATTGACTGACCTCAGCATTTTCAGCAGGTAACTGTCGTCTGATATATTGAAGGATGTCAGCTTCATCAAAGTTTTCGGCAAGAATACCACTGATGGCTCGTCGTTTAGCTGATTCAATACCAGTAACTTGGATGCCATATCCCCGCCTTTTCTTTAGATGCAAGCCATACTTAGTGAGCCAGTCAGCCACTTTTTCTAAATCATTACTAACGGTTGCAATGGTAACATTTAAATCTAAGGCGAGAGATTGTAGCTTTGTAGGTTCAAATGCCTCTAACAATTTACATGTAATAATTACTTGTCGTTGTTCAGGCATAAAATCTACGTGCTTTGACTCTTTTAAGTCTTGAGCGAACTGCTTAATTTGTTCCTTTGCCCCTTGTAAATAGATTCCTTTACCCGTTTTTTTCTTCAAAGTTAATTCATATGGATGCAAAAGCGCATCAAACGTCGTTAAATCCCGATGGATCGTTCGTTCACTAACCTGAAGGGAGCGGGCGACCTCCCGGATCGTCACTCCCTCAGGATGTTCAATTAGTTTATCTAAAATGTAGCGGTCCCTAGCAGACACATACATCATGATGAATCACTCCGTTACAGCGATAGGCTGTATCACTTTAACTGATCGACCAGCTTATCGTATTCTGGACTACTCAAGAAATTATCAACTGAAATGTGATGAGCAGAAGAAAGCTTTTGTTTGGCTCGTGGCGTTAAGTCTTTGTGCGTAATCACTACATCTGCATCATCAGGTAGATGACTGATTGATGTGTTACTTACATTAATAGTAAGTCCAGCTTTTTGAACTTTATCCCGAAGAATGGAAGCTCCCATTGCACTGGAACCCATACCGGCGTCACAAGCAAAGATAATTTTGTCAACTGTGTCTGAATTGACCCCTTTAAGTGCTTCAGCATGAGCACTATTAGTTAAAGCAGCAGAAACAGAACTTTCTTTTCCCTTCATGTCTTCCATTTTAGATGTTGCTTCAGTAAGATCCTCTTCACCTTTGTCTGTGCTTGTTTTCAAAATAACTGCAGCGACAGTGAAGGAAATGGCTGTGGCCACGATAACACCTGCATAAACTGGTACGTAATAACCAGGTTGAATTAATAATGTGTAAGCGATAATACTACCTGGAGATGGACTGGCAGGCAACCCTGCTCCAAGTAAGTTAAATGTGAAGACTCCGCCCATACCACCGGCAATGGCAGCAAGAATAAGTGTTGGCTTCATAAGGATGTATGGAAAGTAAATCTCATGGATACCACCTAGGAAATGAATAATGACTGCCCCAGGTGCTGATCGTTTTGCCATTCCTTTACCGAAAAACATGAAAGCAAGTAAAATACCAAGACCTGGCCCTGGGTTTGTTTCCAGTAAGAATAAGATAGAACGGCCTATTTCTGCTGATTGTTCGAGGCCAAGCGGTGTTAAGACACCATGGTTAATGGCATTATTTAAGAACAACACTTTTGCAGGTTCAATTAAAATACTTGCAAGCGGCAATAAGCCCGCGTCTACAATCACTTCTACCCCTGCACCTGCAGCTTGGCTGAAGGC
The Salipaludibacillus sp. LMS25 DNA segment above includes these coding regions:
- a CDS encoding YbbR-like domain-containing protein — encoded protein: MDKLFNRNWFIKLSSLVIAIMLFLMVNMDGTLNQPGGIPGITDGSRVMEEVELTVYYDEENYVLTEAPETVQVTLSGPQNILTLAQVTQPQQEVFVDLTDKEQGVYYERVQHSGFPSDLTLSIVPMTVRVTIQEKQTVSFPVEVELINEGEMEEGYVVGTPEVTPSTVDITAAQGMIEQIVSAKAVIDLSSRDSSFEESVSVIFYDENGNDLALNADPPAVEVSVPVTSPNKEVPVRLGREGQLPDGIAINSVTINPENVTIYGPVDVINDITFVDLPNIDLGDISGDDTFDLEVPLPDGVEGVSPETVTVDIEVTEEEEREFSDFSIDVEGLEDNQSIDITSPENGEFDLIVNGSSTLLGRLERSELQALLDVEGLEAGEHKADIEISGPQNLRFPQQGMTVTFIITETNGGVISQANTNQEEKENNDDDDNEEEDPEEDLNNEEESENANDEHNEEDTS
- the glmM gene encoding phosphoglucosamine mutase gives rise to the protein MGKFFGTDGVRGVANKELTPELAFKLGRFGGYILTKETDKPKILIGRDTRISGHMLEGALVAGLLSIGAEVMRLGVISTPGVAFLTKALSADAGVMISASHNPVEDNGIKFFGSDGFKLLDSQEEEIEKLLEKEDDMEDDLPRPVGGDIGSVNDYFEGGQKYLQFLKQTVTEDFSGLHIAIDCAHGAASPLANHLFADLEADQISCIGSSPNGININDGFGSTHPEELVTIVKEKGADIGLAFDGDADRLIAVDENGNIVDGDQIMYICAKYMKEKGQLKHNTIVTTVMSNLGFYKALEQADIDTRQTAVGDRYVMEEMRKGGYNIGGEQSGHIIFLDYTTTGDGLLSALQLVQIVKATGKKLSELASEVTKYPQKLVNVRVLDKNALHNSSIIADEINIVESEMNGEGRVLVRPSGTEPLVRVMAEAPTVELCDKYVDKIVGVVKRELGSIE
- a CDS encoding mannitol-1-phosphate 5-dehydrogenase; protein product: MQAVHFGAGNIGRGFIGKVLAEAGYEVTFVDVNDTIINEINKQKRYNVFYAEKAKRSFIISGIRGLHSVNDEENVIKAITEATLVTTAVGAHILPHVAPVIAKGLTRRVSMTDQPLNVIACENAIGGSHLLKAAINSLIDESLAENIERLVGFPNAAVDRIVPSQSQANVLDVLVEPFFEWVVDKQGIKGELPPVKDIHFVDHLEAYIERKLFTVNTGHALAAYAGYKAGKNTVQDALNDDTILALIRNGLQETGRLIVEKHGFNASEHDHYIEKILDRFSNPFIIDDVTRVARQPIKKLGYNERLISPVRQLKERNLSTDSLINVIVAALQYDYSEDTESYELQKNIESKGVRATFCDVSGLSPEDRITSEVVTLYYH
- a CDS encoding PTS sugar transporter subunit IIA, encoding MSKPILPKENIKLNAVISTKEEAIREAGHVLVKGGYVANAYVEKMFEREELTSTFIGNYIAIPHGTEDAKDTVLASGISILQLANPIDYGHGNEVKMIFGIAGKNNEHLDILSKIAIVCSDEANINKMVNASSEEELLSLFSEVN
- a CDS encoding BglG family transcription antiterminator; translated protein: MMYVSARDRYILDKLIEHPEGVTIREVARSLQVSERTIHRDLTTFDALLHPYELTLKKKTGKGIYLQGAKEQIKQFAQDLKESKHVDFMPEQRQVIITCKLLEAFEPTKLQSLALDLNVTIATVSNDLEKVADWLTKYGLHLKKRRGYGIQVTGIESAKRRAISGILAENFDEADILQYIRRQLPAENAEVSQSIAGQLLGFINVEKLKQVEEAVEKISRSLDYRLADSAYIALVVHLTLAIERILKGENIHMHDELMTRLKEKKEFKLAAEMAQQLEETFSLKIPYAEIGYITMHLRGAKLRQDTPVLFTEENMDTAMVAKKLAEDVSHKVKIDLQKDVSLYQGLMAHLDPALYRLKQGMHIYNPLQDKIQQNYPELFAIVKEAFQQIVTDIHIPDEEIGFLVLHFGSAIERDNQRRTHEAVVICSSGIGSSKMIASRLQNEFPAITKVKNMSLFDLDDMKPEELDLVISTIPLVDHSVDYVQVNPFLTKEDVLKIQDYIDRQERLQSTPKKALRSIKSPVKNSTQARSVFMRMQQSLTCTVTLLDHFKLIKSESAEPLWTSLAETMDTLKEQGLITNTEAVISKLKERAELSGLGLPNTTMALYHARSEHVFQPFFLIHELAQPVTVDAMDSCTIEMKRVLIMLGPVDMTKEETDILSSISSMIIENDDSLHLFQYGSEEDISRFISNRLMTYYQDYFNEGD
- a CDS encoding PTS mannitol transporter subunit IICB; this translates as MAHEKESLRTKIQKFGNFLSSMIMPNIGAFIAWGLITAFFIPDGWFPNETFAEMVGPMITYLLPLLIGFTGGKLVYGTRGGVVGATATMGVIVGAEIPMFIGAMMMGPLGGFVIKQLDNTIEGKIKPGFEMLINNFTAGIFGGALALLGLVGVGPLVYAFSQAAGAGVEVIVDAGLLPLASILIEPAKVLFLNNAINHGVLTPLGLEQSAEIGRSILFLLETNPGPGLGILLAFMFFGKGMAKRSAPGAVIIHFLGGIHEIYFPYILMKPTLILAAIAGGMGGVFTFNLLGAGLPASPSPGSIIAYTLLIQPGYYVPVYAGVIVATAISFTVAAVILKTSTDKGEEDLTEATSKMEDMKGKESSVSAALTNSAHAEALKGVNSDTVDKIIFACDAGMGSSAMGASILRDKVQKAGLTINVSNTSISHLPDDADVVITHKDLTPRAKQKLSSAHHISVDNFLSSPEYDKLVDQLK